The sequence CTCGCGTCGGCCGGTTCCCCAGGTTCCGCTGGTTCCCCAGTCTCCGCCGGTTCCATCGGCTCCACCGCGGTGACTACGCCCGCAGAATCAATGTCGATCCGCGCAAACGACAGGTCCTCGCGGTCCGTGACCACCCGTCCGTACAGAGAATGAGCCTGCGACAAACCTGCGTCCTTCCTTCCTGCTGTGTGGCTGGGGCTAGTTCTTCCCCGCTCGGACTGCATCAGCCTGGGTTGCATCAGCCCGGTTCTTCGCACCGGCCGCCGCCTTCGGCGTCACCCGCACGACGGGGCTGCCGGCCTCGTGGTCGCCCGGCTCCGGGGTGGTCATCCCGCCGAGTTTCTTCTTGTTGGTCACCACCACCGGCGTGGTGAGGTCGACGCCGTCCGCGATAAGGCGGGAGGCGCTAACGAGCAGCAACGGCTGGCCTGCCTTCACCTTCTGGCCGCGGGTGACCAGCGCCTCGAAGCCGTCTCCGCCGCGGTTGACGGTATCCAGCCCCACGTGGATCAGCACCTCGAGGCCGCCCGCGGTCTTGAGCGCAACCGCGTGTTGAGTCTTGGGCACCAGCATGACCTTGCCGGCCGCCGGCGCGCGCACGATAAGCGCCTCTCGGGCGCTGTCTGCGGCAGGAACAACCGCAAAGCCCTGGCCCACGGTGCCGCGGGCAAAGGCCTCGTCCGCGACGCCGGACAGGGCGATGACCTCGCCGGCAAATGGCGCACCGAGGACGCACTCCTGCGGTGAATCGTCGTCCGCGGCCGCGGGAGAGGCCTGTACAGCCTTCGACTTCTCCCCGTCCGGCAGCTCGCCTTCGGAGCCTTCCCCGGTCAGCGCCGCGTCATGGGATCCGCGGGCAATAAGTGCCGCCACGTCGTCGTAGACGAACTGGACGCTCGGGCCGATAACGACCTGGACCGCGGTCTTGGACGGGCGCATAACCCCCGCCGCGCCGGAACGCTCCAGCGCCTTCTGGTCCACCTTCGCCGGATCCTTCACCGTGGTGCGCAGGCGGGTCGTGCAGTAGTCGAGAGCGGAGACGTTTTCCGCGCCGCCCAGCCCGGCGAGGATAGCGCCAGCCAGACTATCCGCGCTTTCCGCGCTATCGGCGCTTTCTGCGGAAGATTCCGCATCAGCTTCGTCGTCTGCGTCCGGCTGCGCACCCGGTGTCTTCAGCTTGAACCAGCCGATGAGCAGGTAGAAGATGCCGAAGTAGACAAAGAAGTAGATGACGCCGAGAACAAGCAGCATCCACCACTTGTTCGCAATGGGGTTCTGGCTCGACAGCAACATGTCGAACAAGCCGGCAGAAAAGCCAAACCCGGCGGTCCAGTCGAAGTAGGAGGCGACCGCCATCGAGATGCCCATGAGCACTGCGTGGACCACGTACAGCAGCGGGGCGGCGAACATGAACGAGAACTCCAGCGGCTCCGTCACGCCGGTAAGGAAGGACGCGAGCGCGCCGGCCAGCATGAGCGAACCGACGATCTTGCGGCGTTCCGGCCGGGCGCGCAACGTCATGGCCAGCGCCGCACCCGGCAGGCCAAACATCATGACCGGGAAGAAGCCAGCCTGGTACTGCCCCACCACGCCCTTGACGTGGCAGGTGGCGCCGTCCCACGTGCCGGGGCAGCTCGCCGCGTCGGTGGCGTGCTGCGCGGCGGCCAGGGTGTCGGCGCCGTCGAGGAACTTGCCGATGTCATCGATGCCCACCACGTCGAACCAGAAGATGGCGTTGAGCGCGTGGTGCAGGCCGGTCGGGATGAGCAGGCGGTTGACCACGCCATAGATGCCGGCGCCTACAGCGCCCATGCCCTGGATGAGCTGGCCGAAGTTGAAAAACCCGTTGTACAACAGCGGCCAGCCCACGTAGAACACGCCCGCCAGCACGATGGACAACAGCGCCGTCATGATGGGCACCAGACGGCGGCCGGAGAAGAACGCAAGCGCGTCCGGCAGCTTGGTGTTGTGGAAACGGTTGTAGCACCACGCGGCGAGCAGGCCGGTGAAAATACCGAGCAGCACGTTGCCCGGGCCGATGGAATCCCAGCCCTGGGCTGCCCAGTCGAGCGCCGCCCGGCCTTCCAACTCCTCCGGGTTTTCGATGCCCTTATACCCCGCGATGGCGTCCGGGCCGACCAGCTTTGTCACGGTGGAAAAGCCGATGAAACCGGACAGCGCGGCCGCGCCGTTGCTGTCTTTGGCCAAACCGAACGCGATGGCGATGGCGAAGATGACGCCAAGGTTACCCAGCACCGCCCCGCCGGACGCCTGGAAGATATCGGCGAGCCAGGACAATCCCTCGCCGCCCTTGTTTTCCAGAAAGTAGCCAACGCCCATCATGAGGGCGGCCACGGGCAGGACGGCGACTGCACCCATCAGCGCCTTGCCCAGCTTCTGCAGCGGTCCCATGATCTTGTCCACCGCTGGCCTCCTTTAAAAGAGTCTTAAATTTTCTTCACGGCACGTTAAGCAAGAACCCTACGCCCCAGGGTGGACACCCACATAAAAAACGCACGCGGTAGCGATAGCCGCACGCCCCTCCCCGCGGCCGGTAAAGCCCATGTGGTCAGTCGTGGTGGCCGAAACGGACACCGGCGCGGCGAGGATCTCGCCGAGTCGCTCCTCCGCCTCGACGCGGCGCGGGCCCATCTTCGGCGTCTGCCCAATCATCTGCACAGC is a genomic window of Corynebacterium massiliense DSM 45435 containing:
- the nagE gene encoding N-acetylglucosamine-specific PTS transporter subunit IIBC, which codes for MDKIMGPLQKLGKALMGAVAVLPVAALMMGVGYFLENKGGEGLSWLADIFQASGGAVLGNLGVIFAIAIAFGLAKDSNGAAALSGFIGFSTVTKLVGPDAIAGYKGIENPEELEGRAALDWAAQGWDSIGPGNVLLGIFTGLLAAWCYNRFHNTKLPDALAFFSGRRLVPIMTALLSIVLAGVFYVGWPLLYNGFFNFGQLIQGMGAVGAGIYGVVNRLLIPTGLHHALNAIFWFDVVGIDDIGKFLDGADTLAAAQHATDAASCPGTWDGATCHVKGVVGQYQAGFFPVMMFGLPGAALAMTLRARPERRKIVGSLMLAGALASFLTGVTEPLEFSFMFAAPLLYVVHAVLMGISMAVASYFDWTAGFGFSAGLFDMLLSSQNPIANKWWMLLVLGVIYFFVYFGIFYLLIGWFKLKTPGAQPDADDEADAESSAESADSAESADSLAGAILAGLGGAENVSALDYCTTRLRTTVKDPAKVDQKALERSGAAGVMRPSKTAVQVVIGPSVQFVYDDVAALIARGSHDAALTGEGSEGELPDGEKSKAVQASPAAADDDSPQECVLGAPFAGEVIALSGVADEAFARGTVGQGFAVVPAADSAREALIVRAPAAGKVMLVPKTQHAVALKTAGGLEVLIHVGLDTVNRGGDGFEALVTRGQKVKAGQPLLLVSASRLIADGVDLTTPVVVTNKKKLGGMTTPEPGDHEAGSPVVRVTPKAAAGAKNRADATQADAVRAGKN